The window GACCGGACCCGCCCCCGACCTGGCAGCCGTACGCCGCATTACTCGATGACCAGTTCTTCGAAGACGATGGTCACGGTCTCGGTGAGCGGGGAGGCCTCGCCGGCCTTCAGGGCGCTGGCGTCGATCTTGCTGCACCAGGCGTTGCGCATGTTGTACCGCTTCACCGGGTTGTTCTGATAATCCATCATGATGATGGAGGCGTCCTTGCGGGCCGTGCTCATCTGCCCGGCGATCGAGTCGTTGATCCACGTCGTGAACGCCGGTGACTGGGTCATT of the Streptomyces aurantiacus genome contains:
- a CDS encoding phage tail protein, with the protein product MSLQPGDSLTSHNFGLQIDGVMVEYLAEVNGLTIEQDVIKHLSNSAQGKPEVSLMPGVQKDGQCTVVRGMTQSPAFTTWINDSIAGQMSTARKDASIIMMDYQNNPVKRYNMRNAWCSKIDASALKAGEASPLTETVTIVFEELVIE